Sequence from the Streptomyces sp. R33 genome:
ATGTGCCCGATGTCATCCATTGTCAGGCCGTGCTTTTCGGCGTAGGACCCCTTATCGCCGTCGGCGCTGCCGGCTGCCTGGCTGACCGATGGCGTGAGACCAGCGGTGCACAGCACTACGCCCACCGTGGTGAGGGCGAGAAATCCCGAGCGTTTGTACATGAAGATCAAGAACTCCTTTGATGGTGGAATGCAGGGCATGCGAGAGAGCGGCACGGTGGAGGAGAACGCGGCGAGCTGCGATCAGGTCATGGCCGTGCGCCGTCGGCAGTTGACGGGCGGATGGCCATGTCTTGTTCGGCCGACCGGGGATTGTCGTGGTCAGAGCTGGCTCTGACCACCCCGTTCGGGCCGGGTCGGCGGCATCAGGTGATGACGACGCGTGTCGGACCGCGTGGTCTGCGTCGGCGCAGTAGCGGAGTCCGGCGTACGGGGCGCCATACATGAAGCCGTGCTGCCAGGCGGACCCACTCGGCGTGAACGGCCGCGCCTACGCGGATGTTGTAGTGCGGGAGAAGCTGAGAACCGACTGTGCGGGGGCCGAGAACGAAAAGCCCCCGGAGTTCCTCTGAGTGGCTTTGCAGGGGAGTTTCAGAAACGTCCCTTGTTCAGGAACCGGAACCATGCACGGTGGCCCCGGGTTGCAGGTACCGGAAGGCGGCCCGCAGGCCGTCCAGCCCCATCCCGTGGAAGGGGGTTTGCCATCACATCTCGGCTCCCTGGTGGGTAGTCGGGTTGTACGAGAAGCGATCATGGCCCGGTGCCAACTCCCCGACAACACCGCGGCTTCAAAATCGGCCACGCTGTCTCATAGGGCGGTATTCGGTCATCAAGGCGGGCGAGTCCGGCATTGGGACATGTAGCGGCAGCGTTCTCCTGCCCGTGGCGTACGGTCCGCGGCGAGACCGGTAGCAATGACCTCGGGAGTCCTGAGGGGTGGTGCACGACGGCGCTGTCAGCCGGGCCGGAGCGTTTCGTGCAGCGGCGGCGGCGAACCGCATGCGGAGGCCCCGGTCCACACCCTCCGGGTCTCAACCGGACGAACGCCCGCCGGAAGGACCGCAAGATCTTCGCCACTTTCCGCTGCTGCCCGACCCCGGGCTGTCATTCGCCCTCGCCTTCTGTGCAACGGCTGGTTGTGATCTCTTGGTTTTGGGGTGATGGGGTGAGAGACAGTGGGCTTTGGGACGTTATTGCTGGTAGCAGGCTGTTTTCAGCGGGTGGGGTCACCGACTTGGGGGTGAGGGATGTGCATGGGCTCGCTGTTCCCGGGCTTTATCGCACGTGGGGTGACGCTGTCTCAGTTGCGTGAGTTCTGATCACGGTCCAGCGGGGGTTGGTGTGTTCGGCCGGTGGATCAGGAAGCACGGGACCCGGGCTTGGCAGGAGTAGGTACTGGTCCGGACGCTGCTTTGCCGGCGGTGTCGGTGGCGGGCGTTGCGGGGCCGGCAGTAGGCCGGGCTGCCCGGGCAACCCTGGTCCGACCGGTCCCGCCGGTCCCGCCCGGCCTTCGCCGAAATCTGCAGGTCAGCGGGGGTCCGGCAGAGCATGGGGGCGGTCGGGTCCCGCGCGGACAACGCCGCCTTCAAGAGGGAAACGCTCAAAGGCCGCAAAGGCTGGTCCAGCAAGCGCGAGGCCAGGCTCGACGCCTTCCGATGGCTGACCCGATACAACACCCGACGCCGGCCCTCCCGCCTCGGCCCAAGCCGCATAGAGGTGTTCAAAATCCGGGGTCAAGGCCCGGGGACGCCCTCACCCCGAACACCGACGCCCAGCGCCGTACGCGACCGCCGGCGGTGACGGCTCCGGCTCCGGCTCCCCGGCGCCCCTGAGGCGCCGGGGAGCCGCCGCACGGCACTGGGTCCTCAGCCGAGGAAGGACAGCCGTACGGTGGGCTGCGGGTTGTCCCCGTTGGTGTCCACCAGGACGACCGACTGCCAGGTTCCCAGCGCGAGTTCGCCCCCGACGACCGGAAGCGTGGCGTACGGCGGCACGAGCGCCGGGAGCACGTGGTCGCGGCCGTGGCCGGGGGAGCCGTGCCGGTGGGCCAGCGGTCGTCGGCGGGGGAGCAGCGTGCGCAGGGCGTCCAGAAGGTCGTCGTCGCTGCCGGCGCCCGTCTCGATGACGGCGAGCCCGGCCGTCGCGCGGGGTGAATACGTTGAGGAGCCCGTCGCGCCCGCGGGCGACGTCGCGGAGGAAGCGGGCGCAAGCGGCGGTCAAATCGTGGACGGCCTCGGCGGAGCCGGTGGTGACGTCGATGGTCCGGGTGGTGAAGTGGTCTGTCATCCCTCCATCCTCGCGCGCGGCCGGCGGTCGGCCGCCAGGCGCGCGGCATTGCGCGAGGCCGCTCGCCCGCCACCCCTTGCCCCGGACACCGGGCCACAGAGCCTCCCGAACAGAACCTTCCGACACGCCCGATTCCGGCGTGCGCAGCGCCTCCCCGGGAGGGATCACGATGGACCGCCGGGGGGAGGCGCCGCGGCGCCGGACGGAGCCCGGAGCGATTCACTGCACCGTGTGGGCGACCACGTGGGGCAGGTGTGTGAAGAAGGAGACGGCTTCCGTACGCCAGTGGGGCGTCCCTGCGGCGGCTTCGGCGGTGGCGGTCTGCGCGTGGCGCCGGATGTCGGCGCGTATCCGGGCGTCGATGCCGTGGCGCCGGGCGCGGTCGCGGATGTGGTCGACGGACTCCCGGGGGCAGTCGACGTCGCCGAGCGCCTTCTCCACCACCGCCCGCTCGGCGCCGTCCGTGGCGGCCAGTACGGCCCGCACGGCGTACGCGCGCCGCCCCGCACGGATGTCGGAGCCCGGGCCGGCACCCCCTTCCCCGGAGAGGTCGAGGTAGTCGTTGCGCATCTGGCCGGCGATGCCGAGCGCGGTGGCATAGCGGAGCAGCCGTTCGTCGTCGGCGGCGAGGTCGGCGCCCGCAGCCAGCAGGCCCAGGCGAAGGGGCGCAAGGATCGAGTACCGGGTGGACTTGAACTCGGTGACGCAATGGAGCAGTTCCTCGTCCGGCAGCGGACTGGAATCCCGTTCCAGGTCGATGATCTGCCCGGCGACGGTCTGGGCGCCGGTGTCCCTGGACCCTGAACATGGCCTGCTTCACCTCGTCCGACGCGGCGCCGTCGAGCAGGACGCGTACGGACAGGAACGCGGCGAGGTCGCCCGCGAGGATGGCCAGCGCCGAGGCGGTGCGCTCGTCGTGCGGGAACTCCTGCCGGTACGCGTAGTAGGTGGAGGGACCGCCGGGCCTTTCGGGGCTGTCGTCGATGATGTCGTCGTGGACGAGCCCA
This genomic interval carries:
- a CDS encoding polyprenyl synthetase family protein, giving the protein MIDLERDSSPLPDEELLHCVTEFKSTRYSILAPLRLGLLAAGADLAADDERLLRYATALGIAGQMRNDYLDLSGEGGAGPGSDIRAGRRAYAVRAVLAATDGAERAVVEKALGDVDCPRESVDHIRDRARRHGIDARIRADIRRHAQTATAEAAAGTPHWRTEAVSFFTHLPHVVAHTVQ